In Aspergillus nidulans FGSC A4 chromosome II, a single window of DNA contains:
- a CDS encoding uncharacterized protein (transcript_id=CADANIAT00005271), whose amino-acid sequence MSPIPRVNNIADVDSSKYFKHKPGDFVHPDLWHTHDDLERPATVLSRGAISNYTSFAHDARAAWQNAWMWYISKDQAHWDQSTTILDAWGSNLTNIIGTDRSLLIGLDDIFANAAEIMRWEGNWTEAGAKWQGGNGFSIQLYWLFSRQSIPIGQANYDMASIKALLSFAVYLDDVLYNYAMDAFIQVNCAGLFATYDSSTGQSIEAGRDQSHTMSGLMAGLHMQLALGENLLLKGAEYAARYNLNETVEYDPKWYRCEAVLVNRPWDTISESKRGVTNQNPTWDIFYYQYVVKRKLKARWITKAKNAERFGRSKYNGLSLSIDNDMSAIKLLSMSTASNDQSPAEQFLRTNSPRRDYSEYY is encoded by the exons ATGAGCCCGATCCCCCGTGTCAACAACATAGCGGACGTCGACTCTTCCAAGTATTTCAAACATAAACCCGGCGATTTCGTGCATCCAGATCTTTGGCACACCCACGACGACCTTGAGC GCCCTGCGACGGTCCTCAGCAGAGGCGCAATTTCAAACTACACCTCGTTTGCGCACGACGCAAGGGCTGCGTGGCAGAACGCCTGGATGTGGTACATCTCCAAGGACCAGGCGCACTGGGATCAGAGCACCACGATCCTCGATGCATGGGGCTCGAACCTTACCAATATTATCGGCACCGACCGCTCACTCTTGATCGGCCTGGACGATATCTTTGCCAACGCGGCTGAGATCATGCGGTGGGAGGGAAACTGGACGGAAGCCGGTGCCAAGTGGCAGGGTGGCAATGGATTCAGCATCCAGCTCTACTGGCTCTTCTCGCGCCAGTCCATCCCTATCGGGCAGGCGAACTACGACATGGCGAGCATCAAAGCCCTGTTGAGTTTCGCCGTATACCTGGACGACGTACTCTACAACTATGCAATGGACGCGTTCATCCAGGTTAACTGTGCTGGCTTGTTCGCAACCTACGACTCGTCGACGGGCCAATCTATCGAGGCTGGCCGGGATCAAAGCCATACTATGTCTGGACTCATGGCTGGGCTGCATATGCAGCTCGC ACTTGGGGAAAATCTCCTCCTGAAGGGGGCCGAGTATGCGGCCAGGTATAATCTCAATGAGACTGTCGAGTACGATCCCAAGTGGTACAGATGCGAGGCTGTCCTTGTGAACAGACCCTGGGATACAATCTCTGAGTCCAAGCGCGGCGTTACCAATCAGAATCCTACCTGGGATATATTCTACTACCAATATGTGGTCAAGCGAAAACTCAAGGCGCGTTGGATAACAAAAGCCAAGAATGCAGAAAGATTTGGAAG GTCCAAATATAACGGTTTGAGCTTGAGCATAGACAACGATATGTCTGCCATAAAATTGTTATCTATGTCAACGGCAAGCAATGACCAGTCCCCAGCAGAACAATTCCTGCGCACTAACTCTCCACGCCGAGACTACTCTGAGTACTACTGA
- a CDS encoding uncharacterized protein (transcript_id=CADANIAT00005272), producing MAWFSSIVNGIGSAANWLLSNSGLINNVLGTVHAVSNGQFSGLGTLEGYVIVEPVTAAEEDCKNDLIRNFRKANKKLEEHAANLEEPPKVPDGGTQSSATLSGLWTNPGLTEGGYATPEMYRDIAKFLTESDMPTELGEGDEKIDVSRSICESIFANVPGIPDPDDVQGVVVQCPQFQVGDSRCTISGRHAHYAIPLGKRTGGELCDDLAWHGAVHFIKTSDSTFEKLHNEAKKRLLFVARDEDAATDGPRWVVTCQVDWRTTSLANRAPEKVSRLFEVKMPEYELLYTGVNGQNQIIKIRAPSGVTPAQVRSKLNKVIIEISKTLMENMNRKFLCNFDEFESLPDNIPSSQVWSALGLVISETQRKLAGQMHSMVDESQNMALQTPEVTVTNSTLVV from the coding sequence atGGCGTGGTTTAGTTCAATTGTTAACGGCATCGGCAGTGCAGCAAACTGGCTCCTATCTAACTCCggcctcatcaacaatgttCTCGGCACTGTGCATGCAGTTTCAAACGGCCAGTTTTCCGGCTTAGGGACTCTGGAGGGCTATGTTATTGTGGAACCTGTAactgcagcagaagaagactgCAAAAATGACTTGATTAGGAATTTTAGAAAGGCGAAcaagaagcttgaagagCACGCTGCAAATTTGGAAGAGCCACCGAAGGTCCCTGACGGTGGCACACAGTCAAGTGCAACCCTCTCGGGTCTATGGACGAATCCAGGTCTCACTGAGGGCGGGTACGCGACTCCTGAAATGTACAGGGACATTGCAAAGTTCCTAACAGAAAGCGATATGCCCACAGAGCTAGGGGAGGGTGACGAGAAAATCGATGTGTCACGAAGTATATGTGAAAGCATCTTCGCCAACGTTCCTGGAATTCCAGATCCCGATGACGTCCAAGGCGTTGTTGTTCAATGCCCACAATTTCAGGTTGGAGATAGCAGGTGTACTATCTCCGGTCGCCATGCCCATTATGCCATACCACTGGGCAAACGCACAGGGGGAGAGTTATGTGATGATCTGGCCTGGCATGGAGCGGTCCATTTTATAAAAACAAGCGATAGCACATTCGAGAAGCTACATAATGAGGCGAAAAAACGTCTTCTATTTGTGGCGCGGGACGAAGATGCAGCAACGGACGGTCCTAGATGGGTCGTCACTTGTCAGGTGGATTGGAGAACAACCTCACTTGCCAACAGGGCTCCGGAGAAAGTCTCTAGGCTATTTGAAGTCAAAATGCCAGAGTACGAACTTCTATACACTGGGGTTAATGGTCAGAATCAGATCATCAAAATCCGCGCCCCGAGCGGGGTTACACCAGCCCAAGTCCGCTCCAAACTCAATAAGGTTATCATTGAGATTTCGAAGACCCTGATGGAAAACATGAACAGGAAATTCCTGTGCAATTTTGACGAATTTGAATCTCTCCCAGATAACATCCCTTCATCCCAAGTTTGGTCAGCCTTAGGTCTTGTTATTTCTGAAACACAGAGGAAACTAGCTGGACAAATGCATTCGATGGTTGATGAAAGCCAGAATATGGCCCTCCAGACACCAGAGGTTACGGTGACAAATTCAACCCTAGTTGTCTAA
- a CDS encoding uncharacterized protein (transcript_id=CADANIAT00005273) — MSGEPYIPSNDSKHPRWLLHLEEWRVYPYDQIEDDRSYGIISYTWGMWADFDKPVSTDYLPRYCFTVKGEKQETGLPWDIPTVAELSIGEAKKLLLETIRAKYVWWDWMCVPQGMANKKVTLRCEKLKSAAGEEIAKQRQIFEGAKEGIVWLHRTTWANCPKLSTYLKADFRPRKNLADMLFEFRLCLEDAQQDEPWLTSGWTLQEGVLLQESLLFDCDGKCHPIDSPAQKIATVEYLSFPATQLADCITSAFLRHSEGWTSSYGMPQGTPDIVQKAVDFISTGPRDNNYTENYRYAGRFLSWLVHSGLIAYWPHEQTVLYLLAGAQSRRFTKKEDECWALIGALNLTDQNLVPWYSEATDKDKEKKEQDLRDIKRQFFVSTLKKYQWELFLTPTVEDQRYHQMTWPERVVHGGVMPLGIYFTSEIRKNLPGLEYDTKNDQLIIIPQEKPQEKPQEKTQKFIRLEQDVFARHYRQRVLYKKGSEEPGCVSFGYNVESRNSSDNSGFIEVTTISKETTSGVEKGRSKT, encoded by the exons ATGAGCGGCGAGCCTTACATCCCCAGCAATGACAGCAAACATCCCCGTTGGCTACTCCATCTGGAAGAATGGCGTGTGTATCCTTACGATCAGATAGAAGATGACCGATCTTATGGAATCATTTCATACACCTGGGGTATGTGGGCGGATTTTGACAAGCCAGTCAGCACCGATTACTTGCCACGATATTGCTTCACGGtaaaaggagaaaagcaagaaaCAGGTCTCCCCTGGGATATCCCAACCGTCGCCGAGCTATCCATTGGAGAAGCTAAAaagcttctgctggaaaCTATTCGTGCAAAATATGTCTGGTGGGACTGGATGTGTGTTCCCCAGGGTATGGCAAATAAAAAGGTCACATTGCGGTGCGAAAAGCTGAAAAGCGCTGCAGGCGAGGAAATCGCTAAGCAGAG GCAAATTTTTGAAGGCGCGAAAGAGGGCATTGTCTGGCTACATCGCACGACCTGGGCAAATTGCCCTAAATTATCAACGTACCTTAAAGCGGATTTCAGGCCGCGCAAGAACCTTGCAGACATGCTCTTTGAGTTCCGCTTATGCCTAGAAGATGCCCAACAGGATGAACCTTGGCTCACCTCTGGCTGGACGCTCCAAGAGGGTGTTCTACTGCAAGAGTCGCTTCTGTTTGATTGCGACGGCAAATGCCATCCCATCGACTCACCAGCTCAGAAAATTGCCACAGTGGAATACCTCTCGTTTCCAGCCACACAGCTCGCTGACTGTATCACCAGTGCTTTTCTCCGGCACAGTGAGGGTTGGACCTCTTCGTACGGAATGCCACAAGGCACTCCAGACATAGTGCAGAAAGCCGTTGACTTCATCAGCACCGGACCCCGGGATAATAACTACACCGAGAACTATAGGTATGCGGGCCGCTTTCTCTCCTGGCTTGTACACTCAGGGCTCATAGCCTACTGGCCCCACGAACAGACGGTGCTCTATCTTCTGGCTGGGGCACAGAGCCGAAGGTTcacaaagaaagaagatgaatgctgggctttgatagGTGCCCTGAATCTGACAGACCAAAACCTTGTACCATGGTACTCTGAGGCAACTGATAAAGataaagagaaaaaggaacAGGATTTGCGCGATATTAAGAGGCAATTCTTCGTATCCACATTGAAGAAATATCAATGGGAACTATTCTTAACACCAACAGTGGAGGATCAAAGATATCATCAGATGACATGGCCTGAAAGGGTAGTCCATGGAGGAGTTATGCCGCTGGGGATATATTTCACCTCCGAAATTAGGAAAAACTTACCTGGTCTGGAATATGATACGAAGAACGATCAGCTTATCATAATTCCACAGGAAAAACCACAGGAAAAACCACAGGAAAAAACACAGAAGTTCATCCGCTTAGAGCAAGATGTTTTTGCCAGGCATTACAGGCAAAGAGTTCTCTACAAAAAGGGCTCCGAAGAGCCTGGATGTGTCAGTTTTGGTTACAATGTTGAATCCAGAAACTCTAGTGACAATTCTGGGTTTATTGAGGTGACCACGATCTCGAAGGAGACT ACCTCTGGGGTCGAGAAGGGTCGTTCAAAGACATAG
- a CDS encoding uncharacterized protein (transcript_id=CADANIAT00005275) — MSQAVPAETASTSTRTENHTTTTDKEESSSTTETTYPTTTTIEILTGTTTTTITITGTPKPYTTSTGTSSTTSDTSTDGDPTPQATVTIYSPLPTSNRSGNSLTTGAKAGIGIGVALGVLLVILGAMIFLRRYRGSAKGGNTGRSELDSAPISESANKTDSPVEMEATERRVFELPTKSGLAESGANWQYAIDPTSVAIHQDYNRDGQLRNPIWAQNATPVALFADAWLVPWEENLGNAPVSPKYPNVTGSPSKIRLIPYGSTKLHIADFPIAVQSS; from the exons ATGT CTCAAGCCGTGCCGGCCGAAACAGCCAGCACGAGTACGAGAACCGAAAACCACACAACCACTACCGACAAGGAAGAGTCTTCGTCCACCACTGAAACCACATACCCTACAACAACCACTATTGAGATACTTACCGGtactaccaccaccactatAACAATTACCGGCACACCGAAGCCATATACGACATCGACAGGCACCAGCAGCACTACGTCAGACACGTCCACAGATGGAGATCCCACCCCCCAAGCAACTGTCACCATATACTCGCCTCTCCCAACAAGCAACCGAAGTGGAAACAGCCTTACAACAGGTGCgaaggctgggattggaATTGGCGTTGCCCTCGGAGTCCTTTTAGTCATCCTTGGAGCAATGATCTTCCTCCGTCGTTACCGCGGGTCAGCAAAAGGAGGAAACACTGGCCGATCAGAGTTAGATAGTGCTCCAATTTCCGAGTCTGCAAACAAGACTGATTCGCCTGTTGAGATGGAGGCTACGGAGCGCCGTGTATTTGAGCTCCCAACTAAGAGTGGCCTAGCAGAGTCGG GCGCTAACTGGCAATATGCTATAGACCCAACGTCAGTGGCAATCCATCAAGACTACAACCGCGATGGACAACTCCGGAATCCCATCTGGGCTCAGAACGCCACTCCCGTCGCCCTATTTGCGGACGCGTGGTTGGTCCCCTGGGAGGAGAACTTGGGAAACGCCCCGGTGTCCCCTAAATATCCCAACGTCACTGGCTCTCCTAGTAAGATCCGCTTGATCCCCTACGGGTCGACGAAGTTGCACATTGCCGATTTTCCCATTGCAGTACAGTCGTCCTag
- a CDS encoding CVNH domain-containing protein (transcript_id=CADANIAT00005276) has protein sequence MSFHHSAQNINVEDGHRLVAQLQTEDGEWVDAEFDLNQILGNDNGRFIWDESDFSHSAEEITFNIEGEESVPVLRAFLKNEDGELVGADVNLAERIGNANGSFEVV, from the exons ATGAGCTTCCACCATTCCGCCCAGAACATCAACGTCGAGGACGGCCACCGCCTCGTCGCACAACTCCAGACTGAAGACGGCGAATGGGTTGACGCCGAGTTTGATCTGAACCAGATCCTGGGCAATGACAACG GACGTTTTATATGGGATGAAAGCGACTTCAGCCACAGTGCTGAGGAGATCACCTTTAATATTGAGGGGGAGGAATCCGTGCCTGTGCTTCGTGCTTTTTTGAAGAATGAGGACGGGGAGCTGGTTGGGGCGGACGTTAATTTGGCTGAGCGGATTGGGAATGCTAATGGGTCCTTTGAGGTAGTTTGA
- a CDS encoding uncharacterized protein (transcript_id=CADANIAT00005277), with translation MSRRTTIPDQPARPVSLGSCILYGCGAGLLGVAAMTVGEKIEQFFTGRPSSYVPGHTLERLLSLPVRPDSERFGLNMAMHYGQGAAAAIIRALMSANGIRGPFSDFMFISVRLMIDQTLENWTGVGALPWTWPVNEQVIDILHKAVFAFVTGYFTDRWIQ, from the exons ATGTCCCGTCGCACTACAATCCCTGATCAACCGGCCCGCCCCGTCTCGCTGGGAAGCTGCATCCTCTATGGTTGCGGAGCGGGACTTTTAGGCGTCGCTGC AATGACTGTCGGAGAAAAAATTGAACAATTCTTCACCGGACGCCCAAGCTCCTATGTCCCGGGCCACACTTTAGAGCGGCTTTTGTCACTCCCCGTTCGACCCGATTCTGAGCGGTTTGGACTGAACATGGCGATGCACTACGGACAGggagcagccgcagcaatAATTAGAGCGCTTATGAGCGCGAATGGGATTCGCGGGCCGTTCTCAGATTTCATGTTCATATCTGTCAGGTTAATGATTGATCAGACGTTGGAGAATTGGACTGGTGTTGGGGCACTGCCTTG GACATGGCCTGTCAACGAGCAGGTCATTGATATACTGCACAAGGCAGTCTTTGCGTTCGTCACAGGATATTTCACGGATAGGTGGATTCAGTGA